The following nucleotide sequence is from Flavimarina sp. Hel_I_48.
ATAGCGCTCTATAAAAAAAACGAAGCTAAAATAGATAACCGCCAGTGAAAAAACCTGCGTCCCTATAAACGTCCAGAACATATTTTTAGCGAGAAACTGGTAGGCCAGAACCATAGAAGCCACCCGTAAAAAATCACCGCCCAGCTGCCAGGCAAAAATAGGGGACATGGCAAGAAAATCTTCGGTAAAAACCAGGTTGATCAATGGCTTTTTTAATAAAAATACTAAGATACAGCCCAAACCAAAAAGCGGTAATATCGTCTTGTAAAAGTTGAATATTTCCCTTCTAAAGCCTTTTACAGTATGGGTTTCAGCCAGTTTAGGCAATATATAAAGGGTAAGGATCGTGGTTACAAACATCAGGTAATAATCAGACAAACGCAACATTGCATCCCAATAACCCGCATGGGTTAGACCGTCAACATTGATGATATGTTGCCTTATAGCTATAAAAATCAGCGGTGTACTCATTGCGGAAAAAAGCGCCATCCCGGTGTAGGACGCTAATTTTTTAGCGAACGCTATTTCAAAATTGGCAAATTTGAAAAACCGTAAAAAGTGCCTTTTTTTAAGCAGTGCGATAGCCGTAATAAGCAGTGCGACAGATGGAATGGTGACCACGGCGATAAAAGCACCTTCTATATTGCGGGTGTAAATTAAAAAGACGGTTATGATAAGCCCAAGAATATTTGTGGTGGCATTGATCAGGATTATCCACTTGAATTTTCCAAAACCGTTAATTACTGCAACGAGCAGCGCATTTAGACCATAAAAAGGAAGCGCTAGTCCCAGTATCTCGAAAATAAAGGTAAAATTATTGTCTGTACCAAATAGAAATGTATTCCAATAAGAAGCCCCAAAAAAAAGCACCAATGCTGTCAATATTGTTGCGATGCCCCCTAATAAAAAAGACGTAGTGAGCACTTTGCCCAGCAGCTGCGGCTTCCGTTTATATTGTGAGGTGTATTTTACAACACCATTGTAAATTCCCAGAGTGCTCACTCCTTGTACGGAAGTCATAAAATTGCGCAAATCACCCAGAAGCGCCATTCCCGGGGCACCAAGATAAAACGCGATAACCTTGGAACTGATAAGTCCTGCGACAATGCGCACACCAATAGCGATGGCGTTAAAGGAGGTGATCTTTAGTAAAACATTGCCTCCTATGAACTGTCTCAGGTGCTTTATCATATAAGAACCGAATCTAGTAACACATGCTGCGCTGTTGCTATGCGAAAGCTTTTGTGGGCAAACGACCGCGCACCAAAACTTTCTTTCCAGTATTGTAGCCCGGCATTGAGGTTTTTTCCCTGATTTTCATTTGAAGTCCCAAAATCAAAATACCGTTTATCCTTAAAACCAACTGTAATCAAATAATGGAATAAAAAGTCAAGGCTTCCCAGTTGCTGTTTATTTTCATCTCCTGAAATATACTGAACATGTGCTACATGCTCAGTTTCAAAAATTGTGGTCCCGGCTACGATCTTTCCCTTTGCATTGAAGACATTGTACTGATGAATATGATCTGGGAAACGCTGCTGGAGCAGCGTAATTTCTTCAAGGCTGTGAACGGGTTTAGCGTTGTGGGTTCTGGCTAAATTGGGTATCAGAATATCTGTCCAAAAGGAGGTAAAATCGGTTGTTTTTATGACTTTTAGAGCCTGTTTTTCAGCTTTTTTGACACCTTCCAGTCGGTTTTTCTGAATGGTAAGCTTATTTTCTAAATTGATTACCGATGCAATATCCACGCGGTTTATTTCAGCTTTTACCAAAAAAGCGAGATATTCCATTTCTTCTGCCGGCAGTAGGTTGTAAAAGGAAGGAATATTTTTGATTTCCAAAAATTCAAAACCCTGCTTTTCCACAAATAACAACAATTGCTTAAAAGCCTCAAAAACATCCTTAAACTTAAGTTTTTTGGCTAAAAGGAGTCCGCCGTAAGTCAATCCCTGATGAGAATGCAAGATTTTTCCTTCGGCATGGGCGGGAAGCACAGCGATCAATTGCCCCTTTTTATAAAGCAGCAGGCTGTAGTCTGTAAAGCGTTCCGCGTGATAGTCCATAAAGTCCCGGTAGAACAAAAAGGTTTTGTTTTTCGCGGAAGCGATAAAGTCATCCCATAAGATTTTCACTTCTGGTTGATAGCGCTTTATGGAATACTCAGACAATGGCTGCTTTTTATTGGGGAAATGTACAAAAAAGGATTACAATTTAGCATAGGTCACGTTTGATCTCTAAACCAATAAAATGGTTGACGTTGCTTTTATTTTGCTATTTTTAAAGAATAACCAAATTTCAGCCACATGAAAAGAATTAAACTCTTTCCCCTGTTTTTTCTCTTAATCACTTTACCAGATCACTTTTATGGCCAGGTGAAAACCAACCTGGAACCTATCGATATTTTTGATATGGAATTTGTTTCTGATCCTCAGATTTCGCCAGATGGAGAGAAGATCATTTATGTGCGGAATTTTAAGGATATCATGACCGATAAAAATCTTTCCAATTTATGGATCATAAATAAAGATGGTTCGCAAAACCGACCTTTAACCACCGGAAATCAAACCGATTTTGCGCCACGCTGGTCGCATGATGGGAAAATGATCGTTTTTAAATCCACAATGGGAGATGACAAGATGAAGTTATACCTCATGTGGCCAGAAACCAAGCAGATTAACGCCCTCACGAATACGCCAGAGTCGCCCGGGAATATTTCCTGGTCCTGGGACGATCGCCAGCTCGCCTTTACTATGTTTGTGCCCAGCGAGCATAAATCCATCATAAACCTGCCCGCAAAACCGGAGGGCGCTCAGTGGAACAGTCCGCCAAAATACATAGATGACCTCAATTACCGTGCAGACGGAGCCGGCTACCTTAAAAGTGGAAACGACCAACTTTTTATAATTTCCCTGGACGGGGGAACGCCGCACCAACTTACCCATGACAAGCATGATTATGGAAGTCCCATTTGGTCAAAAGACGGCAAGAAACTCTATTTCTCTGCGAACCTGCATGAAGATCAGGAGCTGGAACCCAACAATTCAGAAATCTACAGTTTAACGCTTTCCGATGAAAAAATAACCGCGCTTACAGACCGAAAAGGTCCAGACAGCGACCCAGTACTTTCGCCAAAAGGAGACAAGATTGCCTATACCGGTTATGACGATACCTATCAGGGCTATACGGTGACTAAAATGTATGTCATGAACACTGATGGTTCATCACCTGAAGTACTGACCAATGCTTTGGATAGGGACATCACAAACCCGCAATGGGAGGATAATGGCAAAGGTGTTTATTTTCAATATGATGAACGTGGCGATACAAAAATAGGACACGTTGCCCTTACCGGAAAAATAAGAACGATAACCGATAACCTGGGCGGACTTTCGCTGGGGCGGCCCTACACGGCAGCGTCCTACTCGGTTTCTGGTGAGCATACTTTTGCCTTTACGCTGGGAGGGACAGCGCATCCGGCAGATCTGGCGGTCTGGGACAATGGAAATGTGGAACGGCTTACCGCGCTCAATGAGGATTTATTTTCCTTTAAAACTGTTGGAAATGTGGAAGAGCTGACGTGGAAATCTTCTTATGACGGGCGTGAAATCCAGGGGTGGGTGGTGACGCCGCCCAATTTTGATCCCAATAAAAAATATCCCTTTATCCTTGAAATTCATGGAGGTCCTTTTGCCAGCTACGGTTCGGTATTTTCAGCAGAAATTCAATTGTATGCCGCAGCTGGTTATGTTGTACTGTACTCTAATCCCCGGGGAAGTACCAGCTATGGCCAGGAATTTGGCAACCTGATTCATCATGATTATCCCAACCATGATTACGATGACTTGATGTCTGGCGTGGATGAAGTGTTGAAGAAAGGTTATGTGGATGAAAACAATCTTTTTGTTACCGGCGGTTCCGGTGGGGGCGTGCTCACTGCATGGATTGTGGGCAAAACCGACCGCTTTAAAGCGGCGGTAGTCGCAAAACCGGTAATCAACTGGTACAGTTTTGTACTTTATGCAGATAATCCCGCATTTTTCTATAAATACTGGTTTGGCGATAAACCCTGGGAAAATCCCGAAGCCTATCTAAAACGTTCCCCACTTTCTTATGTGGGCAATGTGACTACGCCCACCATGCTGATTAGTGGCGAAGAAGATTACCGAACGCCCACCGCAGAAGCGGAACAGTTTTATGCAGCCTTAAAAATTGAAGGTGTGGAAAGTGCTTTATTACGCATTCCGGGTGCTTCTCACGGAATTGCCAACAGGCCCAGTAATCTCATAGCCAAAACTGTGAGTATTCTGACCTGGTTTGAGAAATATCGTGACGTCAAATAAATAAAACATTATAAATTTCAATTTCCTTGTACTTTGTCAATAGGGTTCAAGGGAATTGTTTTTCTATAAATTAAAAACCTACCGCAGTATCATCACCACGGCGGTCTGCGCCACCTTCCAGCGTTCCGCTAGGTAATACCCGTATACCATCTACTTTTCCCAGGATAACGGAGTTTTCTTGCTCGGTGTGATACCCTTTTTCTTCCAGGCTTTTTAAAAGCTGTGCACTAAAAGCATTGGGTTCAAACACAACCACATCGGGCATCCACTGGTGGTGAAAACGGGGCGCATCTACTGCTTCCTGCATGGTCATATTGAAGTTGTTTACGTTTAAAATGGTTTGCAGCACCGAGGTAATAATGGTAGACCCGCCCGGAGTTCCTACGCTCATCCAGAGTTTGCCCTCTTTTTCAACAATTGTGGGCGTCATAGAACTCAACATGCGTTTTTGCGGTTCGATACTGTTTGCTTCTGCACCAATAAGTCCAAACATATTAGGATAGCCTGGCTTGGCGCTAAAATCGTCCATTTCATTATTGAGAAAGAAACCAAGTTCGTCTACATATAATTTAGAACCGTAAGCACCATTAAGGGTTGTCGTTACCGCGATTGCATTTCCCTGCTGATCTACTATGGAATAATGAGTGGTTTCCATAGATTCATAGCCGGTAATTTCGCCATGTTGAATTTCAGAGGAGGGAGTGGCTTTTTTGAATGAAAAATCATCCATTCGATCTTCTAAATAGGCATCGCTAATAAGTGTAGCCACGGGAATTGCATTAAAATCAGGATCGCCAAGAAAGAAACTACGATCGGCATAGGCTCGGCGTTCGGCCTCTACTATAACCTGAATGGCCTTTTCAGAATTGTGACCGTATTTTTTAAGCTTATAATTTTCAAGGGTTTTAAAAATTTGGGCTAAAGCCACCCCACCGCTGCTGGGAGGAGGCATGCTGATAATTCTCAGGTCGTCGTAGTTAAAAGTTACCGGATCCCGCCAAATGGCCTTGTAAGATGCAAGATCCTCAAGGGTGATGATTCCACCTTTTGCCTGTAGGTAATTCACAAATTTTTCTGCGGTTTCGCCACGGTAGAATTCATCTCTTCCGTTTTCGACGATGCGGGACAGGGTTTCTGCCAACTGTGGGTTTTTTATGGTGTCACCACTTTTTTTATGTACGGAATCGCTTTCCCTGAAACCTATGGAATATAGGGTCTCTCTGCCATTG
It contains:
- a CDS encoding O-antigen translocase, translating into MIKHLRQFIGGNVLLKITSFNAIAIGVRIVAGLISSKVIAFYLGAPGMALLGDLRNFMTSVQGVSTLGIYNGVVKYTSQYKRKPQLLGKVLTTSFLLGGIATILTALVLFFGASYWNTFLFGTDNNFTFIFEILGLALPFYGLNALLVAVINGFGKFKWIILINATTNILGLIITVFLIYTRNIEGAFIAVVTIPSVALLITAIALLKKRHFLRFFKFANFEIAFAKKLASYTGMALFSAMSTPLIFIAIRQHIINVDGLTHAGYWDAMLRLSDYYLMFVTTILTLYILPKLAETHTVKGFRREIFNFYKTILPLFGLGCILVFLLKKPLINLVFTEDFLAMSPIFAWQLGGDFLRVASMVLAYQFLAKNMFWTFIGTQVFSLAVIYFSFVFFIERYGFVGAGMGHLFSYFIYLVVVLILFRKALFSNRTEELI
- the ggt gene encoding gamma-glutamyltransferase codes for the protein MNIKNYLSLLLLLFSFILLTACKSSRPKTLSKIPQYGLLADKAIVVSAREEASKIGIEILKKGGNAFDAMIATDMALNLTYPFAGSLGGGGFMVYRKANGEIGSLDYREKAPMAASKTMYQDETGEPIDSLSRQGGLAVGVPGTIAGMFAVHEKLGSLPLNEILEPVIALARKGYAVTENQLERYQNYAETFDKVNGRETLYSIGFRESDSVHKKSGDTIKNPQLAETLSRIVENGRDEFYRGETAEKFVNYLQAKGGIITLEDLASYKAIWRDPVTFNYDDLRIISMPPPSSGGVALAQIFKTLENYKLKKYGHNSEKAIQVIVEAERRAYADRSFFLGDPDFNAIPVATLISDAYLEDRMDDFSFKKATPSSEIQHGEITGYESMETTHYSIVDQQGNAIAVTTTLNGAYGSKLYVDELGFFLNNEMDDFSAKPGYPNMFGLIGAEANSIEPQKRMLSSMTPTIVEKEGKLWMSVGTPGGSTIITSVLQTILNVNNFNMTMQEAVDAPRFHHQWMPDVVVFEPNAFSAQLLKSLEEKGYHTEQENSVILGKVDGIRVLPSGTLEGGADRRGDDTAVGF
- a CDS encoding S9 family peptidase; translation: MKRIKLFPLFFLLITLPDHFYGQVKTNLEPIDIFDMEFVSDPQISPDGEKIIYVRNFKDIMTDKNLSNLWIINKDGSQNRPLTTGNQTDFAPRWSHDGKMIVFKSTMGDDKMKLYLMWPETKQINALTNTPESPGNISWSWDDRQLAFTMFVPSEHKSIINLPAKPEGAQWNSPPKYIDDLNYRADGAGYLKSGNDQLFIISLDGGTPHQLTHDKHDYGSPIWSKDGKKLYFSANLHEDQELEPNNSEIYSLTLSDEKITALTDRKGPDSDPVLSPKGDKIAYTGYDDTYQGYTVTKMYVMNTDGSSPEVLTNALDRDITNPQWEDNGKGVYFQYDERGDTKIGHVALTGKIRTITDNLGGLSLGRPYTAASYSVSGEHTFAFTLGGTAHPADLAVWDNGNVERLTALNEDLFSFKTVGNVEELTWKSSYDGREIQGWVVTPPNFDPNKKYPFILEIHGGPFASYGSVFSAEIQLYAAAGYVVLYSNPRGSTSYGQEFGNLIHHDYPNHDYDDLMSGVDEVLKKGYVDENNLFVTGGSGGGVLTAWIVGKTDRFKAAVVAKPVINWYSFVLYADNPAFFYKYWFGDKPWENPEAYLKRSPLSYVGNVTTPTMLISGEEDYRTPTAEAEQFYAALKIEGVESALLRIPGASHGIANRPSNLIAKTVSILTWFEKYRDVK